One Macadamia integrifolia cultivar HAES 741 unplaced genomic scaffold, SCU_Mint_v3 scaffold572, whole genome shotgun sequence genomic region harbors:
- the LOC122069301 gene encoding uncharacterized protein LOC122069301, translating to MDCLVHPVAILRRRLSGSRLGYRPISEEGFGNSGRPVTVVVGEEKREFLVDPFVLEEDPFRILMETMKKESKEERIYGTQEEKSVIFVDVDAILFEHMLWLMYNDCSSLFKLNLGDILDFYALDT from the coding sequence ATGGATTGTTTGGTTCACCCAGTTGCGATATTGCGGCGGCGACTTTCAGGTTCGCGGCTTGGTTACCGGCCTATATCGGAGGAAGGATTTGGGAATTCCGGTAGGCCGGTGACTGTGGTTGTTGGGGAGGAGAAGAGGGAGTTCTTGGTGGATCCTTTTGTATTGGAAGAAGACCCTTTTCGGATCTTGATGGAAACGATGAAGAAGGAAAGCAAGGAGGAGAGAATTTATGGAACCCAAGAAGAGAAATCTGTGATTTTTGTGGATGTTGATGCCATTTTGTTTGAACACATGTTGTGGTTAATGTATAATGACTGTTCTTCTCTGTTCAAGCTCAACCTTGGGGATATTTTAGATTTCTATGCTCTAGATacatga